Genomic window (Centroberyx gerrardi isolate f3 chromosome 9, fCenGer3.hap1.cur.20231027, whole genome shotgun sequence):
cacaaacacaagcacatgtgagacatgcatgcacacacacacacatatatacacaaacacacacacaattttaggAAATTGCATCACCCAATATACACAAAATACCAAAACACAAGTACCAACACAATAATCCCTAGAATCCAAACACCCAACCAAACATGCCCAGTCCAGCTTCTCTGTCAAGCCAAATATCATCTCTACCTCTCTGCCCTTCATATCTTCCATTCAGTTTATCTTTTGCATCCTTTGTACTCCATTTATATTTCCCATgctctgtttctccatccaattAATGCTCTTTTGTTGGTTGCACGCTTTTTGCATCCcccatatattatatataactttctgtctctcctcctccaccctctctccatctctctcctccatgcgTCCAGACGCAACAACAAAGCTGCATGATGTAGATTATTTCTAATCAGGTGCTCCCTCCAGCCAGCGTTCACACAGCGCATTAACTCAGGAGAAAAGGCAAGGCATGATGGGTAGGAGGGACTGTGAGGGATGAAAGgcgaggggaagggaggggcaGAAGTAGAGGAGAGGGCTCATACCAAACTGGCATGAGGCAGACACTGCCAGTTGCACCCACTGTGCTCCTGCCAATACATACCATTTTGCCCTCACCCCTCACCCGCTCCTCCCAGCTCCTGTTGGAGTGTTTGTTCCTGTTCATTCTGGGTCAGGGGCAGTTAACAAATACTGGTCTTTTCTCAGCTTCTCACACTGAGTCTTGATGAATGCCCTCCATTGATCTGCAAATGTGAGAAGGGGGCAAAACACTTTTAGCTCTTTTGTCCGGAAGAACAACAAAGTTTGCACATGATGATTTGTTTACTGTCATGCAATATTTGACTCTTCAGCTGTGCCATGCGCCTTTGGCCCTGCGAGAGACGCAGGGGCCCGGAATAAAGATGACGTTGCTATTAACGGAGCCACTAGCTGGGAGTAGCTCTAGTGTTGTTTCAACATGATGAGGTAatgagagagcgacagagagagagagagagagagagggagagagagagagggagagcgtgagagagagagagagagagagagagagagagagagagagagagagagagagtatttgtAGATGCTTAAGTGTGATAgtaaaaaatttgaaaaaaaaaaagagaactcTGTGAGTTGCTGGTTCACTGAGGCTGACCCAAACTGATTGGAGGAATGAGTTAGAGAGctggagtgaaagaaagaaagaaagaaagaaagaaagaacgaaagaaagaaagaaagatgggaaCAGGAAGCTCTATACCCTTCAAAGAGCAGGACAGCAGAGTTTTGATGCAGTTGGTCCATACAGGCACTTTATGGACATGACAGCCAGTCATGACCTGGCCAAGTGTAACTTGTGGTCCAAGCTGTAACTAACACTTTACATCAGGGTCAGACTAATGAACCTTATTGGTGAATGGAACAGTGCTGGTTGTGGAGCCCCTGGTCAGAAGGGTAAAGCTGGGTcaggcagagagaagagggCTCCAACAGAGTCTCTATATGGGCCATGCAAAGCACACAGCTCCGCTCAGCACTGGGGTTTGACCAGTGGGAACAATTCTGTTCTATTTCAATTGCACACGTGtcggcacacacgcacacacacgcacacacacgcacacacacgcaaatgaacacatacacacacacacacacacacacacccacacacacacacacacacacacacacacactcacacatgaacATATCCCTTGCAGCGCCTCAATCAAACAGTTCACtaatcaccatggcaacctcGACCAGGTTCTCATATTCTTCTCACCTTCCTCGCCCCAGTTAAAAAGAAGACAGAATGTTCCAGTAtcatgtactctctctctctctctctctctctctctccctctctaaatcacacacacacacacacacacacatacacacagctcttGAGAGGAAAGCAAATCAAAAGACAACAATGGCATTTATCTGTGGCATGATTGCAGCGCTTGTGTCTTTGAGCCAACCAGATATCCTGGTATTTGCAACATTGTTCTGTAACCTACCATGTCTGTCACCTAAGTATAGCTATTTACAGAGGTAATCAATGCCAACCAACAAGAAGACTGACAACACAAAGCTAATGACCTTTAAGTCTGCTTTTAATAGCACATCTAAATAAATGATACACTGCTCACTGGTGAGTCtgctcaaaacaaaaaaaacaataagccACAAAGGAACAGCTTTTTAATGGGGGGCAGGCGATGTACCTGCAATACTGTACCTGCGGATCCACCAACCATGTATTGCTTCTAGCCAAATGCTAAGGCAAGAGTAAGTGTGATATTTTAGAGATCAGAAAGCCCCCTTCATACAATGTCTGTTGTCCTGCTTAATGGTAGAATGTAATCAGCTGACTGGAGGCTAGTGACCAAATTAAGCTTTCCCTGGGTGTCTAAGAAtatcaacacattaacacagaAAAAGGGCATGTCAAAGACAGTCAGGCGAGGTACTGCATGCCAAAGACAGCATTGGATTATACATTAATGTAACTATGGGTTGCAGAGTACCAATGTGAAACATTGGTACCCTTCGTTTCCCAGGCTGAAAAAGAAACCCTGCAGTATGGGAGAAATGTCTTGGCCTGTGAAAGCACACAAACAATTGAACAAGTACTGTGGGGAAAAGGCCATATGTCCTCCCAGTGGAAGCTAGCCTGAAAGGGATGATGACTTGACAAGTTAGAATATAATCTACAATATATGTGAGGATGAGATGAGGAGGTGTGAGGCGAACTGTTTCCTCAGGTTATTTTGTCTCGGGAGAGGAGCGATCTCCAGGCTGAGATGTTGTTGTGATGAGCCCCACAGGCAGATAGACACCGACCCAGGAATCTGATCTGTCTGCTGTTCTCTGCAATAGCTGGCTGAGTGGGCAGAAAGTCCTCAGAAATCACATTACGTGTCGCTGGGGCATATGTGTCGGTGTGAGGGtatgatgtgtgtatgtcagaTGCAGTTTTCTGGTACCACGCAGTGTCAATGAAACACAGTTGCAGGCAACATCTAACATTCTACTTCACCCAAGGGGGGGGAGTGCCTCGAACACCGCAACCGCCcaatccacccacacacacacacacacatgcacacactgaagAGTCATAGCCAGTCTGCAGTCCCCAGGCTGGCAAAGTAAATGAGGTGGAAATGTATGAAGCCTAAAACATCCCCAGGGAGACATTATGTGAAAGAGACACCATTCCACTGAGGAGAGAGGCCATACAGGGCCAACAGAGATGGGGAGAAACAAAGCAGAGGGAGGCAAAGGGAGGCTACTTATGGAAAAGGGGGAGCTACAGTGTGGGTGGGGCATACTGAAGCAAAGGATACTATAGAACAGATAACAATATAACCAGAGGATCGAGGGACCGTTAAGACTAAGATCCTATTTGCAATGCAGTTTCTTAGCCGCATATCAAGAAGCATTGTAAAATGACCTTTCCCTGACTCAATAGAATCTATAAAACAGTATACACTGGCAGGGCCTCTTACTGAATTTCAATGCGAGGACCCTGCAGCCATCTGCAGACAtattcctctcctttcctctgacaGTAATAGGATTATGTATTCCCGCAGGCTTCCTGAACAACATGGTAACTACCTGAACCCTGACCCTCGTCTCCAAGGTGTTCCTTTTTCACTGTCATTCATCTGCATGGAGCCCGCAGGGGGCAGCTGTACCTGCCAATGCCCCATCAACCCCCCTGCTGCCAACCAGCCGGCACCTCTCACCCCCCAGCAACACCTTCCACCACCCACTGGCATTCACCAGCAAGAGCCAAGATATTTAGGGCAGTGGgagcaggagagaagaggggtgtttgtgtttgtgtgtgtatgtgtgtgtgtgtgtgtgtgtgtgtgtgtgtgtatgtgtgtgtgtgtgtgtgtgtgtgtgtatttggtctTTTGCTATTTTCAATGGCTTTCGTTTATGCATTTTGATGCTGCACTGGAGAAAAGAAGTATATATCCTCACATACACATAATAAGTATGTCCTAAATGTCTTTTACAGCAATGACATACGTTGTGGAGTGAGAAGAGATGGAGCGAAGCCCTCAGAGAAGGTATCCATGGCAACACTTGGTGTCAAGCATCACTTCTCGGAAGCTGTGAGCTGTGCACACCACTTAGCTAGACATGAGCATTCTTCTAAGAGAACAATTCTCAATCCCTGTGGCATTTCAGCCCTTCCcctgactcagccaatcatgcAAACATCTCCACTTGGACCCACAATAAGCCAATCAGATCAGAGAGAGATTTGGTTGAATTCTGCAGCAAGCGTTCTTAGAAAACATTGAGATTATGAGGAGAGGCAAATATTCCGCCATTGTTTATGCATCTGCTAAGCAAGCCATGCATGGTGTCGTCTTCCTGTAACAGCCTTGTATACTGGCCATGGGTTTGTAACCAGGCACATTTACCTTGACTACAGCATTAGATTGTAGATTACAGAATGCCACACAAAGAGATCAGAGTGGCACAGCTTCTCTAGAATAGGCATAGTAATGCAGCCTGGCATGAAGAACACCAGCAAGCACCTCTATCTAATGAGCTCACTGCATCAACTGAGTCACAGTGTCTGAGAGGCAAAAGGGGGGTTGAGGTGTTGTTTACTTCTCACCCGCTTTCACCACACTGTGTTTATCATCAGGCCATTATTGAAACAGAGGTTCCTGAGTGGCTGATGTATTTTGTTGAGTTATTACATCATTGGCGGTAGGGATATTGTGGCAGCCTTTTTGGCGGTAGTGGGACGTCTCCCTCCTGCACCACTTCCTAAAAGCAAAATAAGCTGAAATGGATGTGGGAGAGTTGAGTCACCCTGCCTCAATACTTCTCTGATGGGGAGCAAAGGAAAGAgtagacagagggagggaacgagaatgagagagaacaagaggtGGAATAGAGAAATGACGAAAATGAAAGCAAGAAGCCTGTCCTGCAGGGTCGCCATGGTGAACATAACAACGGCTTGCAAGCTTCTGCCGTGACTCCTCGCGGGGGAAAACGCCTCGTCGTTGACAGCACATTTAGACTGGTCTTGTACGCTCAGTCCctagtgatatcttatcttgtATTCTTATGTCACCTCCTGTTCACACACCATGTATACAGTGTGGTACATCCGATCTGATGTATCTGTGGAGACTGACTGCCATTGCAATCGCGTCTGCCGTTCCACAGGCacatggaaatggaaatataggcagacagacagacgattGGATTAACAAGACTAATTGCGTTTTAGAAACCAGAGAAAGCACataaagaaaaattaaaagCGGCATCCAACCGATGGCTCAGTTGCATAGCAACCATGGCACAAACAAATCCTATTTAAAAACGTTTAAACAATGCTCCTTTGAGGGTTATTACAGTGATTACAATTTGTAAGGATATGGAACCTCATTCTGGATATAATATGCAACAGACCACATTCAAATCTGGGGCTTCTGCATGGCAAACATCTACCCACACACCAAAGCGAAAATACTGGCCATGGActttcatttttctattttttgatTTCTCTGTCACACAATATAAACATGCAAAAAAGCGACGCCCATGTTTAAATCACAAAATAGCTTTTACTGAAAATGTACAGATAACATTCTCTTACCCACTAGGAGTTAACATTAATGATGTAGGATCTATTCAACAGTTGAACCCCATTATGTATGGGTTAGGGCCTACAGGATACTTGAAGGAAAAAGAGGCACACACCAATTGACAGGATGACCAAAAGTTTATCATGGCCGCAAGGGAAAAGggaaacacatactgtaggtgtcAGGTCATGTCTCTCAAAGAATGGGCTATAAAACTTTTCTCCTAAATCCTTATCAGCTTATAAACCTTGGTGGAAAGTGGAAAACAAGTTATAAAAGATAATGATTAATAGCAAGATGTAGGATGAAGATTATGTGAATTATGTAAATTATGGAATAAAGGAATTTCTTATTCTCCCACATATTATCCATTAGTCCCTGGTCATGTTaactttcttttctccctgtgTGGGTGACATATCtataggacagagagagaaaggggatgatagaagtgtgtgtgtgtgtgtgtgtgtctgtgtgtgtgtgtgtgtgtgctctttggGCGCGATAGAACTGAACACTATGGGTGTCTATTTCCTCCCCTGGATTGCTCTCATGTAGAGGCGCTGATTCTGCGTTTCTGTGAAGCCTAGGAAATATGCTGTGTAtccccctgcctctcctcctgcagcagaacaccctgagatggagggagggggaaacgcggaggggggaaggggagatggagatgggggtgggtgggagagTGGTGGGCTGAGGGGGGTGCATGCTTTTGAGGAATGagccctctcactctctccctggAGCAACTGGGGTGGAATAATTACATAGCATGTGCAAAATTGAACTCCACTCACtgtgaagggagggggagagagagagagagagagagagagagagagagagagagagagagagtgataaagagagaatgagagagagagaatgagagcaaAGTGAAGCAAAAAAGATGGCTGCTGGTTCCTGTGGGTAATACTGAGCCTTGCACAGCAGTTAtcacattatttacagccaAGGATTTAATGCATTGCTCAGTAATGAGCAGCCAGCCAATGGCCTGTGATCTGAagctcactcattcactcactggGCTAAACTCCAGGTGGCAAAGGCTAGAGGATTCCCccagatgaaaacaaagcaatcTCCCCTCACTATTTTACACTCTATTCTTGTGCATTCAATTGTAATTAATTACGTGTGcccgcgcgtgtgtgtgtgtgtgtgtgtgtgggtgtgtgtgtgtgcgtgtgtgtgtgtgtgtgtgtgtgtgtatgtgtgtgtgtttgtgtgtgcatcttgATAATTCACCCCATCATGTATTGTATAACACTCTTCTACCCCAATCCTAATAGTCCTATGCCAGCCAAAGACAGCAGAAACCCCAGGGGTTCAAACCTGGTTTGTAAGAAAAGAGGATCAATTTTCATTGATGCAGTCACCTGGGTGAGGTTTCTACCTCTCTAGTTATATAATATATCATAGTAGATCACCTCTATAAATACAGCTTGCTATCATTTACACACAATGCATTGAGTATTTTGATGGAATTTATCGTATGATGTGCAGCGTCATCAGAGCTCTGCTTTTTTGACTCACGACACAATTGACTCATACAAttacatacagatacagaggtGTCACAAATTATGTTGCCCCCTCCTCTCTATTATCTCATTAGTCTGTCCGGCTAAAACAACCAACTTCCATCGCTGGTATCAGCCACATCTACTGCGTAAGCCAATACTGTCACGCTGTGGTCACCAATTGCAAgtgcagaaaacagaaaatattgcacATCGAAAAGTCTTATACCGTACCTGGCCTGCTATTACAATCAGGCAATATTATTTGTAGTGTAAAGAAGAAATTGAAAGACAATCGAGACATTCTGTGTAGCCTATTAAATGGCTTTATTGAATATGAAAGTGGGGTCCAGGTCTTCAGTAACGCAGCATAGtctaagaaaaagaagaaaaaaaagtaaggaATTCTGAGCAAACAGGTCATTTAATTTCCCCTGCAGATGTGGGGAGCGCTCTTTCTATATACTTCCATACTTCCAAGCATGCAAGCTGTGTGGTTGCCATGGCACCTATGTTTGGTTTTTATGCCAAACATGGAGTATGCAAGTGTGCTAGTTCTCTGAGTGGAGGTATCTCTAACATCATCTATACATTAGACAGGAGAAGAGCCTCACGTCACTGATCCAGTTGGTGAAAGAGGAAGTGCGAGTGAACACAGTGGGCTTCCTGATGGTGTTGCAGCCTCGGGAGGAGACGAAGCTGGTCACCCCCTGCACGTACCATCTGCCGTCGGCACCCTTACAGTTCAGGGGCCCACCTGAATCCCCCTGCAGGGAGAGGCAGAAGCACAGACAggtgggacagacagacaaaaaggcAACCAACGTGAATCAACAGATATGACTGCTGTGTTGTGATGGTGAGAGGAAGGCAGGGACGCCTACATTGCAGCCAGAGCGGATGTCTCCTCCGGCGCAGACCATAGTGGGCTTGACGGAGCTTCCccaccagctgctgctgctgcaggtgctGTGGCCGACCACAGGAAGGAGGGCCTGCTGGAGCTTAGAGGCAATGGGACCACCGGCtacaggaggtgtgtgtgtggggggggaagaCAGGATTGTGCAAGTGAGTATTTCAAATAATGTTGGTGGCCATAATACAACAGCGATACCTGCTACAGCACCAGATAATACATAACAGACTCTGGTGCTATAGCTATATCTGTTTTAATTTAAATAGCATGTACTTCTGATTTGTGATTATTCAATCATTGCTGAACATAACTATAAGTAATATAATTTTATTGGTGATGATGGGAGTGGAGTATCACTATCAAaaatgtatatgtttgtgtgtgtgtgtgtgtgtgtgtacttgcacgAGCGTGTACATGCACTAGCAGTCCCACCATCagccttaacacacacacacacacacatacgcacatacatacacacacacttactgtagaGTCTTCCCCACCCGGTGATGTAGCAGGGTTCGTTGTGGGCCACAACCTCTCCACTCTCTGGCAGACAGGAGGGCTGGACCTTGTCGTTCAGAGTGGCAGGTGTGGCCAGCTTGATCAGGGCGATGTCATTACTGAGcatgaaggaaagagagagagagagggagagagagagagagagagagagagagacagagagacagagagacagagagagagctcattCCCTGGCAAAGAAACGCTTTCGAAAACTTCATTCCATTGCCGCTATTTTGGCTTACCGCTATCTCTTTTTGCATGTGGCcgcctctttctttttgttccaAGTGTTTGTTTCTCGTGTTCCGCACCTCATCAATGCAGGTGTGCATGTTTTTCTGCTCTTAGCAGTATAGACTGTATACATCCTTACCCACAAGCCACACAGTTGCCGTTCCAGCCACGGTGCACCACAATCCTCTCCACAGTTTTGATCTGCTCAGAGTTCTCCTGCTTGGTGAGGTCATACTCCCCCAGCACCACGCGGTAGGTACGagatctgacacacacacacacacacacacacatacgcagactTCATCAAACCTCATATTCACGCCAAAGGATAAATAGGGCTAAGAAAAGGCAAGCTGTATCTCACCCGATGCAGTGTCCAGCAGTCATGACCCAGTTGGGAGCGATCAGGGTGCCTCCACAGGTGTGGCGGTATGTAGAGCCGCTGAGATACTGCAGAGAgatctacaaacacacacacacacacatggtattAGAGGCAACAATAGAATCATAAATCATTTGCACAGCATAATGTTAGCCATCAAATAACGGCAGTCATTCAACCAAGGATCTATATATATCAACTCACCTGCCAGGGCCAGCTGTAGGGGCGAGCATCCTCTCCATTCACAACGCGGCTCACAGAGGGTTCATAGGTGGGCGTGCCACACCCGTAAGCTGGACCACAGAAAGAACTGACAGTTTCAAAGACTAACACAGTTCTGATTCTGAATATAGTCAATGTTCCTTAAGGCACATAATACAAGGCAATGTAGATGGTCAATTTGGCCAACAATTATGGCCAAGGGTATTTTCTCACCACTCTTTCATCATTTGTGCCCACTGTTATCCACTATGTTACTCCATTCCTCCCATTCCTCCTGCAGGCTATATTGGCCATCTCCATTGCCTCACAAATGTGCCCCCTGTATTATCATTCCCGTTACCAATTTCTGGGTGGGGCAAAGAGATTGTAACTTTTTTGCATGGTCTATATATCTGAAATCCATTGAATGAAGCTTTTTTTAAACCATGTGGGTAATAGTGTTGATTCTCACTGAAACGAGGGAGAAGTACACTCACCATAGCTTGCAAGCAGCAGGATAAGGGCCGATTTCATCATCTTTTCTTCAGAGTGGACGGTCTGAATGTGTGCTTGGGCTTTTTATACCCTCTCAGTTACTCACAAATTACACAGTAGTCATagctatcacacacacagagagacacacacacacttaaacacacacagaaacacagatgcacaaatgcacacagtcCAATCCTTGACCTGGGAATCAACATTCCCTGCTCCAGCTGTTTCACCTGTCCTTACATGACATCCAAAAGCAGGATCAAGAAAATGTGGAATATTTAACAGCACATCCATGGAACCATCAATAAAGTTGTTgacaaaataaagacatttttttagatacctttttattttttattaattgctCACATatggcaaaaacacacagaggtggAACATGCaatgttgttgttctttttgtCCAAAAAAAACCCCCTAAACAACATAGTTGCTATTATGTGGTGTTGATATTTGGcaataattatattttttgcaTATTTCTAAAGATTGATAATATGTAAACATTATTAATTGATGAGAAAACAATTTGTAAGTAATCACATATTGTGCTCATTGgcagactggaaaaaaaatcaaacaaaaaaaacagccttggaAATTTGTCCCAAACTGACCCACAGATGCTCCACCCACCACCCCGCTCctcaaaacatgcacacaagtaTTATTAGAGAACCAAGTATTATTGTAGCCTATTTTTTagaatttttaaaatgaagttGGGATTTTATATCTGGGGTGATATGTTTTAAATCAaaatataataacaaaaaaacactgtgtaGCCACCTCTTCagagtgttagggttagggttaatcaATGTGTGTCACTGGACAACTGAGACCTTCCCCTTCACAAATAAGTTATCAAAACGGGTTTAAATGATTGATTGTATTATGCAGTTGGGGATTACATTTCTCCCTGTGAAAGGAACTGTTGTGTCCTTAATAATCCATTTTGATTTTTGTATGTTCAAAAGTTACTTCCTGCTAGTGAcaatgttcattttaaaaattcaCAATAATTGTTGAGCTGTTGTCAAACTCAGTGGGAGACTACAGTACAAACTAGGCTACACTGTTTTCCACCAGTTCTCTGTCCTTGACTCCTCTGTCAGGGAGGGGAAATCTGTCCAGCAGGCGCAGGTGGAAAGAACTGAGGCGTGCCAAGACCTCCTCCAGGGTGCCAGGAGGGACCAGGACACACAACCTGGGAGggaaaatagacacacacacacattacataaaaCATTCTCACATACAGTAGCAATTACTTGAACTGAGTTACTTGAGGAGGATAAATGACATCTCACTTTGGtaaattgtttttgtctttttgtttgtttggttttttttagtGTACATATCAACTATTTTCTATATGCATATTACCTCCGGCTATAGTTTACATAAACCGCAAGAATTTTACAGCATGATGGTTCCATTGTTCCAACAGTTGCATATTATTGTAGTGACTATCTAATAACTGATGATTACTGCATTAGCAGCTGTTTAATGATCTCAGAGAATGATCTGTGTGGCCCCTGTGCTCCACAGTCACATTCTTCTGGCTGATGTTAATCATTGACAGAGAAAATACTTGTTGATAATACATGTTTTA
Coding sequences:
- the LOC139926661 gene encoding proproteinase E-like; translated protein: MMKSALILLLASYAYGCGTPTYEPSVSRVVNGEDARPYSWPWQISLQYLSGSTYRHTCGGTLIAPNWVMTAGHCIGSRTYRVVLGEYDLTKQENSEQIKTVERIVVHRGWNGNCVACGNDIALIKLATPATLNDKVQPSCLPESGEVVAHNEPCYITGWGRLYTGGPIASKLQQALLPVVGHSTCSSSSWWGSSVKPTMVCAGGDIRSGCNGDSGGPLNCKGADGRWYVQGVTSFVSSRGCNTIRKPTVFTRTSSFTNWISDVRLFSCLMRGDLVLAAFRWSKNAKLTLWDMARAVDTMQTNVDPKVS